Proteins from a single region of Geothrix sp. PMB-07:
- the ggt gene encoding gamma-glutamyltransferase: MRVPGFRALLPAALLMLSPLVGGDRVTGRAFATRSEVAAQHGMACTSQALVTQIALDILKQGGSAVDAAIAADAALGLMEPTGSGMGGDLYALVWEAKTKKLHGLNASGRSPKSLRLDHFRKLGLTHIPAQGPLPVSVPGCVDGWFELHRRFGKLPMTQVLAPAIRYAREGFPVSELIAYYWDRSVPVLGKYPGFLDTYTVDGKRAPRSGEVFRNPRLAKTLETVAREGRDAFYKGDIARRIDAYMKANGGFLSYEDLAAHHSDWVEPVSVNYRGYDIWELPPNGQGIAALQMLNILEGYDFSKIPFGSPQHVHLFTEAKKLAFEDRAKFYADADFMKVPLSWLLSKDYAAQRRALIGDRASRRLEAGHPPLKEGDTIYLTTADGEGNLVSLIQSNYRGMGSGMTPGDLGFCLQDRGELFNLQEGNANTYAPGKRPFHTIIPGFITRGGEPFLSYGVMGGEFQPIGHAQVVMNLVDFGMNAQEAGDAPRMSHDGSPEPTGEPGKLPGTIQLESGFPYETVRELMNRGHGVGWLLGGYGGYQAIRWDPKQKVYFGASESRKDGQAAGY, from the coding sequence ATGCGCGTTCCCGGTTTCCGCGCCCTGCTGCCCGCCGCCCTGTTGATGCTATCTCCGCTGGTCGGCGGGGACAGGGTCACGGGGCGGGCCTTCGCCACCCGCTCCGAGGTGGCGGCGCAGCACGGCATGGCTTGCACCAGTCAGGCCCTCGTCACCCAGATCGCGCTGGACATCCTCAAGCAGGGCGGCTCCGCCGTGGATGCTGCCATCGCGGCGGACGCGGCCCTGGGCCTCATGGAGCCCACGGGCAGCGGCATGGGGGGCGACCTCTACGCCCTGGTCTGGGAGGCGAAGACAAAGAAGCTGCATGGCCTCAACGCCAGCGGCCGCTCGCCGAAATCCCTCCGCCTCGATCATTTCAGGAAGCTCGGCCTCACGCACATCCCCGCCCAGGGGCCCCTGCCTGTCAGCGTGCCCGGCTGCGTGGACGGCTGGTTCGAGCTGCACCGCAGGTTCGGCAAGTTGCCCATGACCCAGGTGCTGGCCCCGGCCATCCGTTACGCCCGGGAAGGCTTCCCGGTCTCCGAACTCATCGCCTACTACTGGGATCGCAGCGTTCCGGTGTTGGGCAAGTATCCGGGCTTCCTGGACACCTACACCGTCGACGGCAAGCGCGCCCCCCGCAGCGGCGAGGTCTTCCGCAATCCCCGCCTGGCGAAAACGCTGGAGACCGTGGCGCGCGAAGGCCGCGATGCCTTCTACAAGGGCGACATCGCCCGGCGGATCGACGCTTACATGAAGGCCAACGGCGGCTTCCTCAGCTATGAGGATCTGGCGGCCCACCACTCCGACTGGGTGGAACCCGTCAGCGTGAACTACCGCGGCTACGACATCTGGGAGCTGCCACCCAACGGCCAGGGCATCGCCGCCCTGCAGATGCTGAACATCCTCGAGGGCTACGATTTCTCGAAGATCCCCTTCGGCAGTCCCCAGCATGTGCACCTCTTCACCGAGGCGAAGAAGCTGGCCTTCGAGGACCGCGCGAAGTTCTATGCGGATGCCGACTTCATGAAGGTGCCGCTCTCCTGGCTGCTTTCCAAGGACTACGCCGCCCAGCGTCGCGCCCTCATCGGCGACCGGGCCTCGCGCCGCCTGGAGGCCGGGCATCCGCCTCTCAAGGAAGGCGACACCATCTACCTCACCACCGCCGATGGCGAAGGCAACCTGGTGAGCCTGATCCAGAGCAACTACCGGGGCATGGGCAGCGGCATGACGCCCGGCGACCTGGGCTTCTGCCTGCAGGACCGGGGCGAGCTGTTCAACCTGCAGGAGGGCAACGCCAACACCTACGCCCCGGGCAAGCGCCCCTTCCACACCATCATCCCGGGCTTCATCACCCGGGGCGGCGAGCCCTTCCTCAGCTACGGCGTCATGGGCGGCGAGTTCCAGCCCATCGGCCACGCCCAGGTGGTGATGAACCTCGTGGATTTCGGCATGAACGCCCAGGAAGCCGGTGACGCCCCGCGCATGAGCCACGATGGCTCGCCCGAGCCCACGGGCGAACCGGGCAAGTTGCCGGGCACCATCCAGCTGGAGAGCGGCTTCCCCTACGAGACCGTGCGCGAGCTCATGAACCGCGGCCACGGCGTGGGCTGGCTGCTGGGCGGCTACGGCGGCTACCAGGCCATCCGCTGGGATCCCAAGCAGAAAGTCTATTTCGGCGCCTCGGAATCGCGCAAGGATGGGCAGGCCGCTGGGTATTAG
- a CDS encoding zinc-dependent metalloprotease: MNPRPLTSLALALCASLLSAQRPAPAAQAAPGAPAPARPGGAPAPEANEPKPYDKVITPEAKSQEGFIKVHQLKGKVYFEIPKARLEQEQLLVVTANRVPANINHAGQVVDSDVVRWVLKENRLLLQQVSHAIVADPAKPVAKAVAANNTDTILMSFPVEAFAKDGSPVIEATKLFTSEVPEYSARQVLGAQMFDPSRSYVDKVKVFPENLNVEAVQTYSVPFSPAGAPSPSPFGTPTLRPGTSGTVTMFYSFLQLPEKPMLPRVFDERLGFFSVRNTDYGRDEHEAMRRTYITRWRLEKKDPAAALSEPVKPIVFYIDAATPAAWVPFIKKGVEAWQPAFEAAGFKNAILAKPAPTKEQDPDFDAGDARYSVIRWVPSPVANAYGPHISDPRSGEILEADIVLYHNILQLQRDWYFTQVAPLDKRAQSLPLPDDLMGELLAYVVTHEVGHSLGFPHNFKASSQYPFEKIRDKAWVKKMGHVSTLMDYSRFNYVAQPEDGFDPADLIPKIGPYDIFAVKWGYTPIPDAKTSDDEKARLNEWLKVQETEPWLRFSTAGAAGVDPGEETEAVGDADPVKATALGTKNLQRVLGLLPKASLKPGEDFREFGHLYEAIWGQWRRELGHVANLVGGFDTVNKHAGQSGGRFSPIAKARQAEAVKYLNGAIFKTPTWLLDHATLAKLEAGSGQVRLLAAQKGVLSTLLDHARLSRLEEQEGLLAEKAYTASQLLLDLRGGIFTELQSGAKVDPYRRNLQRAALDQLGALLNSAPTPQIASGGLGMAILQPNLSDDTRGAVRAELKALQALASRPNPDKATKAHLDDLKDQIARILDPKFLANAAGPAGVAAGRRIEDSCWPGVADVLE; encoded by the coding sequence GTGAACCCACGCCCCCTCACCAGCCTCGCCCTGGCCCTCTGCGCCAGCCTGCTGTCCGCCCAGCGCCCCGCCCCTGCCGCCCAGGCAGCGCCTGGCGCCCCCGCTCCGGCCCGTCCCGGCGGGGCTCCCGCGCCCGAAGCCAACGAGCCCAAGCCCTACGACAAGGTGATCACGCCCGAGGCCAAGAGCCAGGAGGGCTTCATCAAGGTTCATCAGCTGAAGGGCAAGGTCTATTTCGAGATTCCCAAGGCCCGGCTGGAGCAGGAACAGCTGCTGGTGGTCACCGCGAACCGGGTGCCCGCCAACATCAACCACGCAGGCCAGGTGGTGGATTCCGACGTGGTGCGCTGGGTGTTGAAGGAGAACCGTCTCCTCCTGCAGCAGGTCTCCCACGCCATCGTGGCCGACCCCGCCAAGCCCGTGGCCAAGGCCGTGGCCGCCAACAACACCGACACCATCCTCATGAGCTTCCCCGTGGAGGCCTTCGCCAAGGATGGATCGCCCGTCATCGAGGCCACCAAGCTCTTCACCTCGGAAGTCCCTGAATACAGCGCCCGCCAGGTGCTGGGCGCGCAGATGTTCGATCCCAGCCGCAGCTATGTGGACAAGGTGAAGGTCTTCCCCGAAAACCTCAACGTCGAAGCGGTGCAGACCTACAGCGTGCCGTTCAGCCCCGCAGGGGCCCCCAGCCCTTCCCCTTTCGGAACCCCGACCCTGCGCCCCGGCACCAGTGGCACCGTGACCATGTTCTATTCCTTCCTCCAGCTCCCCGAAAAGCCCATGCTGCCGCGGGTCTTCGACGAGCGGCTGGGCTTCTTCAGCGTGCGGAACACCGACTACGGGCGCGACGAGCATGAAGCGATGCGGCGCACCTACATCACGCGGTGGCGCCTGGAGAAGAAGGATCCCGCGGCCGCCCTCAGCGAACCCGTGAAGCCCATCGTGTTCTACATCGATGCCGCCACCCCCGCCGCCTGGGTGCCCTTCATCAAGAAGGGCGTGGAGGCCTGGCAGCCCGCCTTCGAGGCTGCCGGGTTCAAGAACGCCATCCTGGCCAAGCCCGCTCCCACCAAGGAGCAGGATCCCGATTTCGACGCCGGCGATGCCCGCTACTCCGTCATCCGCTGGGTGCCTTCGCCCGTGGCCAACGCCTACGGGCCCCACATCAGCGACCCCCGCAGCGGCGAGATCCTGGAAGCCGACATCGTGCTGTACCACAACATCCTGCAGCTGCAGCGGGACTGGTACTTCACCCAGGTCGCACCCCTCGACAAGCGGGCCCAGAGCCTGCCCCTGCCCGACGACCTCATGGGCGAGCTGCTGGCCTACGTGGTCACGCACGAGGTGGGCCACTCTTTGGGCTTCCCCCACAACTTCAAGGCCAGCTCTCAATACCCCTTCGAGAAGATCCGCGACAAGGCCTGGGTGAAGAAGATGGGCCATGTGTCCACCCTCATGGACTACAGCCGCTTCAACTACGTGGCCCAGCCCGAGGATGGCTTCGATCCCGCGGACCTCATTCCCAAGATCGGCCCCTACGACATCTTCGCGGTGAAGTGGGGCTACACGCCCATCCCCGATGCGAAGACCTCGGATGACGAGAAGGCCAGGCTCAACGAATGGCTGAAGGTCCAGGAGACAGAGCCTTGGCTTCGCTTCTCCACCGCCGGGGCCGCGGGCGTGGATCCCGGCGAGGAAACCGAAGCGGTGGGTGATGCCGATCCCGTGAAGGCCACGGCACTGGGCACCAAGAACCTGCAGCGCGTGCTGGGCCTGCTGCCCAAGGCCAGCCTGAAGCCCGGTGAGGATTTCCGGGAATTCGGCCACCTCTACGAGGCCATCTGGGGACAGTGGCGCCGGGAGCTGGGCCACGTGGCCAACCTGGTGGGCGGCTTCGACACCGTGAACAAGCACGCGGGCCAGAGCGGTGGCCGCTTCAGCCCCATCGCCAAGGCGCGCCAGGCCGAGGCCGTGAAATACCTCAATGGCGCCATCTTCAAAACCCCCACCTGGCTGCTGGACCACGCGACCCTCGCCAAACTGGAAGCGGGCAGCGGCCAGGTCCGGTTGCTGGCGGCCCAGAAGGGCGTGCTCAGCACCCTGCTGGATCACGCCCGGCTGTCCCGGCTCGAGGAACAGGAAGGCCTCCTGGCCGAGAAGGCCTACACGGCCAGCCAGCTGCTGCTGGACCTCCGCGGTGGCATCTTCACAGAGCTCCAGAGCGGCGCCAAGGTGGACCCCTACCGCCGCAACCTGCAGCGGGCCGCCCTGGACCAGCTCGGCGCCCTGCTGAACAGCGCCCCCACCCCTCAGATCGCCAGCGGCGGCCTGGGCATGGCCATCCTCCAGCCCAACCTCAGCGATGACACCCGCGGCGCCGTGCGGGCTGAACTGAAAGCCCTGCAGGCCCTCGCCTCCCGGCCCAACCCGGACAAGGCCACCAAGGCCCACCTGGATGACCTGAAGGATCAGATCGCCCGCATCCTCGACCCCAAGTTCTTGGCCAACGCTGCAGGGCCTGCTGGAGTCGCTGCGGGCCGCCGCATCGAAGACAGCTGCTGGCCCGGCGTGGCAGACGTGCTCGAATAG
- a CDS encoding DinB family protein, which yields MPFDAATRESYLRRYSEGASLLRQAWEEVPAEARTWRPAEGKWSAHEVVAHCADSETYSAIRIRLLLAEAEPFIVGYDENAWAQRFDYHASDPELALRLVEMVRSYTSAMLARLPEEAWGRMGRHSHSGPYGTDDWLRSYGEHLEIHAAQIRRNLTAWQSR from the coding sequence ATGCCCTTCGATGCCGCGACCCGGGAGTCCTACCTCCGCCGCTATTCGGAAGGGGCCTCGCTGCTGCGCCAGGCCTGGGAGGAGGTGCCTGCCGAGGCCCGCACCTGGCGGCCCGCGGAAGGCAAGTGGAGCGCCCACGAGGTGGTGGCCCACTGCGCCGATTCCGAAACCTATTCGGCCATCCGCATCAGGCTGCTGCTGGCGGAGGCAGAGCCTTTCATCGTGGGCTACGATGAGAATGCCTGGGCGCAGCGCTTCGACTACCACGCCTCGGACCCCGAACTGGCCCTGCGCCTGGTGGAGATGGTGCGGTCCTACACCTCCGCCATGTTGGCCCGCCTGCCGGAGGAAGCCTGGGGCCGCATGGGCCGCCACAGCCACAGCGGGCCCTACGGCACGGACGACTGGCTGCGCAGTTATGGAGAACATCTGGAAATCCACGCCGCCCAGATCCGCCGCAACCTGACAGCCTGGCAGTCCCGATAG
- a CDS encoding tautomerase family protein produces the protein MPLVRISHRSGLSEAYRQALSDGVQEAMASTVNVPADDRFHILTEHASGLVFDAHYLGIERSPEWVAIQITLRKGRTVEMKQALYRRIVENLAAKPGVRPEDVLICLVENDLPDWSFGNGVAQYVR, from the coding sequence ATGCCCCTCGTCCGCATCTCCCACCGCAGTGGCCTTTCCGAAGCCTATCGCCAGGCCCTGTCGGATGGCGTGCAGGAAGCCATGGCCAGCACGGTGAACGTGCCCGCCGACGACCGCTTCCATATCCTCACCGAACACGCCTCGGGCCTGGTGTTCGACGCGCACTACCTGGGCATCGAACGCTCGCCGGAATGGGTCGCCATTCAGATCACCCTGCGCAAGGGGCGCACGGTGGAGATGAAGCAGGCGCTCTACCGCCGCATCGTGGAGAACCTCGCCGCCAAACCCGGGGTGCGCCCCGAGGATGTGCTGATCTGCCTGGTGGAGAACGATCTGCCGGATTGGTCCTTCGGCAACGGCGTGGCCCAGTATGTCCGCTGA
- a CDS encoding arylamine N-acetyltransferase, whose translation MSAEFDLAAYLRRIGLASAPALNWDGLGALHLAHLQHIPFENLDVQLGRPIRLDVASLQAKLVQGRRGGYCFEQNRLFATALEMLGFPVITCEARVRRGAMRLLPRTHMMLLVELEGRTWLCDVGFGGDGILLPVPLDGEERVQFLNRYRVVAEGSLCVLQVLRMGAWEDLYAFEPAERFAVDYEMANHYTSSHPESGFVKTLTAQICSPDVRRYLRNLTYSEARGDAVEGRELAPEEVAPLLREVFGIEVPAGGPHQLVNGLLI comes from the coding sequence ATGTCCGCTGAATTCGACCTCGCCGCCTACCTGCGGCGCATTGGACTTGCGTCGGCTCCCGCGCTGAATTGGGACGGACTGGGCGCCCTGCACCTGGCCCACCTCCAGCACATCCCCTTCGAGAACCTGGATGTGCAGCTGGGCCGCCCCATCCGGCTGGACGTGGCCTCGCTCCAGGCCAAGCTGGTCCAGGGCCGGCGCGGCGGCTACTGCTTCGAGCAGAACCGGCTCTTTGCCACGGCCCTGGAGATGCTGGGTTTTCCGGTCATCACCTGCGAGGCCCGTGTGCGCCGGGGCGCCATGCGCCTGCTGCCCCGCACCCACATGATGCTGCTGGTGGAGCTGGAGGGCCGGACTTGGCTGTGTGATGTGGGCTTTGGCGGAGACGGCATCCTGCTGCCCGTGCCGCTCGACGGCGAGGAGCGCGTCCAGTTCCTCAACCGCTACCGCGTGGTGGCCGAAGGCTCGCTCTGTGTGCTTCAGGTGCTTCGCATGGGCGCCTGGGAGGATCTCTACGCCTTCGAGCCGGCCGAGCGGTTCGCCGTCGACTACGAGATGGCCAACCACTACACCAGCAGCCATCCCGAGTCGGGTTTCGTCAAAACCCTCACCGCCCAGATCTGCAGCCCCGACGTGCGCCGCTACCTGCGCAACCTGACCTACAGCGAGGCCCGTGGCGATGCGGTGGAGGGCCGGGAGCTGGCCCCGGAGGAGGTGGCTCCCCTGCTGCGCGAGGTCTTTGGCATCGAGGTGCCTGCCGGTGGGCCCCACCAGCTCGTCAATGGTCTGCTGATCTGA
- a CDS encoding SDR family NAD(P)-dependent oxidoreductase has product MPAPIALITGASRGLGREVARRLVEEGFTVLAGVRDPARMKPLPGAEVQPLDMCDPTSIAAAAAAILARHGRLDVLVNNAGILLDQMGEVLTLDPAVLRRTLETNALGPLALSQALTPLMPKGGRIVNVSSGGGQLSVPSNWAPAYCISKTALNAITVQLAAALKPRGIAVNAVCPGWVRTDMGGPEAPRSLQQGADSILWLVLKAGPEISGGFWRDGQRIDW; this is encoded by the coding sequence ATGCCTGCACCCATCGCCCTCATCACCGGCGCCTCCCGGGGCCTGGGCCGCGAAGTGGCCCGCCGTCTGGTGGAGGAGGGTTTCACGGTGCTCGCCGGCGTGCGGGATCCAGCCAGGATGAAGCCACTGCCAGGCGCGGAGGTGCAGCCGCTGGACATGTGCGATCCGACTTCCATCGCCGCCGCCGCTGCCGCCATCCTAGCCCGCCATGGCCGGTTGGATGTGCTGGTGAACAACGCCGGCATCCTCCTCGATCAGATGGGGGAAGTGCTTACGCTGGATCCCGCCGTACTGCGCCGCACCCTGGAAACGAATGCCCTGGGGCCTCTGGCGCTGAGCCAGGCCCTGACACCCCTCATGCCCAAGGGCGGCCGCATCGTGAACGTGAGCAGCGGCGGGGGCCAGCTGTCGGTGCCTTCCAACTGGGCACCCGCCTACTGCATCTCGAAGACGGCCCTCAACGCCATCACCGTTCAACTGGCCGCGGCGCTGAAGCCGCGCGGCATCGCCGTGAACGCGGTCTGCCCCGGCTGGGTGCGCACGGACATGGGCGGGCCCGAGGCGCCCCGCAGCCTTCAGCAGGGCGCCGACAGCATCCTCTGGCTGGTGTTGAAGGCCGGGCCTGAAATCAGCGGCGGCTTCTGGCGCGACGGGCAGCGCATCGACTGGTAA
- the ybaK gene encoding Cys-tRNA(Pro) deacylase: MSKAPSTQATRLLKQAGVSYTEHLYRYEDKGGTAVSARELAVEEHAVIKTLVMEDDKGSPLIILMHGDREVSTKELARQIGAKAVQPCKPEVANRHSGYLVGGTSPLGTKKAMPVYAEASILDLDRIYLNGGSRGFLVGLDPRDLDQVLRVNRVQVAIP, from the coding sequence ATGTCCAAAGCGCCCTCCACCCAGGCCACGCGGCTGCTGAAACAGGCCGGAGTCTCCTACACGGAGCACCTCTACCGCTACGAGGACAAGGGCGGAACGGCGGTGAGCGCCCGGGAGCTGGCGGTGGAAGAGCACGCGGTCATCAAGACGCTCGTGATGGAGGACGACAAGGGCTCGCCCCTCATCATCCTCATGCACGGGGACCGAGAAGTGAGCACCAAGGAGCTGGCCCGCCAGATCGGCGCGAAAGCGGTGCAGCCCTGCAAGCCCGAGGTGGCCAACCGCCACAGCGGCTACCTGGTGGGCGGCACCAGCCCGCTGGGGACGAAGAAGGCCATGCCTGTGTATGCCGAGGCCTCGATATTAGATTTGGACCGCATCTACCTCAACGGCGGCAGCCGTGGCTTTCTGGTGGGGCTCGATCCGAGGGACCTGGATCAGGTCCTCAGAGTGAATCGCGTGCAGGTGGCGATTCCCTAA
- a CDS encoding DinB family protein, whose protein sequence is MKTTVFSLLLALPLAAQAPATPAAAPAPAAEPTVGAAIDGTYQFVPGQFISAAEAMPEDKYPFAPTQGEFKGVKTFAQQVKHVAAVNFAMGAMILGEKPSAGMGEMEMGPADLKTKAEIVKYLKDSFAYARKAIQGITAQNGSRPIKNPFGQGPDWTPIGVATLLAFHGMDHYGQMVEYLRMNGIVPPASRR, encoded by the coding sequence ATGAAGACGACTGTTTTTTCCCTCCTTCTCGCCCTGCCTCTGGCGGCCCAGGCACCCGCCACCCCGGCGGCGGCTCCCGCCCCCGCGGCTGAGCCCACCGTCGGCGCCGCCATCGATGGCACCTACCAGTTCGTTCCCGGCCAGTTCATCTCCGCGGCCGAGGCCATGCCCGAGGACAAGTACCCCTTCGCCCCCACCCAGGGCGAGTTCAAAGGTGTGAAGACCTTCGCCCAGCAGGTGAAGCACGTCGCCGCCGTGAACTTCGCCATGGGGGCCATGATCCTGGGCGAGAAGCCCTCCGCAGGCATGGGGGAGATGGAAATGGGTCCGGCCGACCTCAAGACCAAGGCCGAGATCGTGAAGTACCTGAAGGATTCCTTCGCCTATGCCCGGAAGGCCATCCAGGGCATCACGGCCCAGAACGGCAGCCGCCCCATCAAGAATCCCTTCGGCCAGGGACCGGACTGGACCCCCATCGGCGTGGCCACACTGCTGGCCTTCCATGGCATGGACCACTACGGCCAGATGGTGGAGTACCTCCGCATGAACGGCATCGTGCCGCCCGCCAGCCGACGCTAG
- a CDS encoding metallophosphoesterase, producing MSFAFLLAALVALAPGIRAQVPAPVAATEALSDGPHVLWHGSKADVLMVREGRLEKAALGAKGMLALPGLPPLKLNPTGPRAPLADVPGSDQVAAVSDIHGNLQGLLTLLRAHKIIDAANRWTFGKGQLVVAGDVMDRGPQVTEAYWLLRSLEAQALKRGGRVHLVMGNHESMMLTGDQRYVNPKYKQLSAGLLPGLDVLYGPDSEVGRWLRLRPALVRVGRTLFMHGGISPQLLASKPSLQTVNESLAALWKPGASEEARKTMLGAHGPLWYRGLIPGADTKLGDASPEHVQALLQAFDADRVVVGHSTLDAVTAFHEGRVIGVDAGLKDGKGGELLLLEKGKAFRGLPDGTRLAL from the coding sequence ATGTCCTTCGCCTTCCTTCTTGCAGCCCTGGTGGCCCTGGCCCCGGGCATCCGGGCCCAAGTGCCTGCCCCAGTGGCGGCCACGGAGGCTCTGTCGGATGGCCCCCATGTGCTGTGGCATGGATCGAAAGCTGATGTGTTGATGGTGCGCGAGGGTCGCCTGGAGAAGGCCGCCCTTGGGGCCAAGGGAATGTTGGCCCTTCCGGGGTTGCCCCCCCTCAAGCTCAATCCGACAGGGCCTCGGGCTCCGCTGGCGGATGTGCCCGGCTCCGACCAGGTGGCCGCCGTTAGTGACATCCACGGGAACCTTCAGGGCCTGCTCACGCTGCTGAGGGCCCACAAGATCATCGACGCGGCGAACCGCTGGACCTTCGGCAAGGGCCAACTGGTGGTGGCAGGGGACGTGATGGACCGCGGGCCCCAGGTCACCGAGGCCTACTGGCTGCTGCGCAGCCTGGAGGCCCAGGCTTTGAAGCGGGGCGGCCGGGTCCACCTGGTGATGGGCAACCATGAATCGATGATGCTCACCGGCGATCAGCGCTACGTGAATCCCAAGTACAAGCAGCTTTCAGCCGGACTCCTGCCCGGTCTGGATGTGCTCTATGGCCCCGACAGCGAGGTGGGCCGTTGGCTGCGGCTGCGTCCGGCCCTCGTTCGTGTGGGACGCACCCTGTTCATGCATGGCGGTATCTCGCCGCAGTTGCTGGCCAGCAAGCCCAGCCTTCAGACTGTGAACGAAAGCCTGGCGGCCCTCTGGAAGCCCGGGGCTTCAGAGGAGGCCCGCAAAACCATGCTGGGCGCCCATGGGCCCCTCTGGTACCGCGGTCTCATCCCCGGCGCCGATACCAAATTGGGGGACGCTTCGCCGGAACACGTACAGGCACTGCTGCAGGCCTTCGACGCGGACCGCGTGGTGGTGGGCCACTCCACCCTCGATGCGGTGACCGCCTTCCACGAAGGCCGGGTCATCGGTGTGGATGCAGGCCTCAAGGATGGCAAGGGCGGGGAACTGTTGCTCCTGGAGAAAGGGAAGGCCTTCCGCGGCCTGCCCGATGGCACCAGGCTGGCGCTCTAG
- a CDS encoding DUF5655 domain-containing protein — protein sequence MATSSGPSAPYDLHPSVAYVQAILANFKAKTGRTVEEWVALVQATAPADAKAWLKGQGLGTNQALFVVQRAEAQPGFAFDDTPEGYLAAAPRYVEAQYSGKKAALRPLFEAAVTLARGLGADVRICPCETIVPFYRNHVFAEVKPFASRLDLGLALGDPAAVTDPSGRLKDTGGFRKQDRITHKLELTTEGDLEAARAWLTRSYERDEK from the coding sequence ATGGCGACATCCTCCGGTCCCTCGGCCCCCTACGATCTGCATCCCAGCGTGGCCTACGTGCAGGCCATCCTCGCCAACTTCAAGGCGAAGACGGGGCGGACGGTGGAGGAGTGGGTCGCCCTCGTCCAGGCGACGGCCCCAGCGGATGCGAAGGCCTGGCTCAAGGGCCAGGGCCTGGGCACCAACCAGGCCCTGTTCGTGGTTCAGAGGGCGGAGGCTCAACCTGGCTTCGCCTTCGATGACACCCCGGAAGGCTACCTGGCCGCCGCGCCCCGTTATGTGGAGGCGCAGTACAGCGGCAAGAAGGCGGCCCTGCGCCCGCTCTTCGAAGCAGCTGTCACCCTGGCCCGAGGCCTGGGGGCAGACGTGCGCATCTGCCCCTGCGAAACCATCGTTCCCTTCTACCGGAATCATGTCTTCGCCGAGGTGAAGCCCTTCGCCAGCCGCCTGGACCTGGGCCTGGCCCTGGGCGACCCTGCCGCCGTAACCGACCCCAGCGGCCGGCTGAAGGATACCGGCGGGTTCAGGAAGCAGGACCGCATCACGCACAAGCTGGAGCTGACCACCGAGGGGGACCTGGAAGCCGCGCGGGCCTGGCTGACACGGTCCTACGAGCGGGATGAGAAGTAG